In one window of Agrobacterium larrymoorei DNA:
- the atpD gene encoding F0F1 ATP synthase subunit beta, protein MAKAATPKKTAAITGATGKVTQVIGAVVDVAFEGALPAILNAVETDNNGNRLVLEVAQHLGENVVRTIAMDSTEGLVRGQAVTDTGAPITVPVGPETLGRIMNVIGEPVDEAGPLVTSGKRAIHQEAPSYVDQSTEGQILVTGIKVVDLLAPYAKGGKIGLFGGAGVGKTVLIMELINNVAKAHGGYSVFAGVGERTREGNDLYHEMIESGVNKLGGGEGSKAALVYGQMNEPPGARARVALTGLTIAEDFRDKGQDVLFFVDNIFRFTQAGSEVSALLGRIPSAVGYQPTLATDMGQMQERITTTTKGSITSVQAIYVPADDLTDPAPATSFAHLDATTVLSRSIAEKGIYPAVDPLDSTSRMLDPMIVGEEHYEVARKVQSTLQRYKALQDIIAILGMDELSEEDRLAVARARKIERFLSQPFFVAEVFTGSPGKLVALEDTIKGFKGLVNGEYDHLPEAAFYMVGSMEEAIEKAKKLAGEAA, encoded by the coding sequence ATGGCTAAGGCAGCTACCCCCAAGAAAACCGCAGCGATCACTGGCGCGACCGGCAAGGTTACGCAGGTTATCGGCGCTGTTGTCGACGTGGCATTCGAAGGCGCCCTGCCTGCGATCCTGAACGCCGTCGAAACTGACAATAACGGCAACCGTCTGGTTCTCGAAGTTGCGCAGCATCTGGGCGAAAACGTCGTTCGCACGATCGCCATGGACTCGACCGAAGGTCTGGTTCGCGGTCAGGCCGTTACGGATACCGGCGCTCCGATCACCGTTCCGGTTGGTCCTGAGACGCTCGGTCGTATCATGAACGTCATCGGCGAGCCGGTTGACGAAGCTGGCCCCCTGGTCACTTCCGGCAAGCGCGCCATTCACCAGGAAGCACCTTCCTACGTCGACCAGTCGACCGAAGGCCAGATCCTCGTCACCGGCATCAAGGTCGTCGACCTTCTCGCACCTTACGCAAAGGGTGGTAAAATCGGCCTCTTCGGCGGTGCTGGCGTTGGCAAGACCGTTCTGATCATGGAACTGATCAACAACGTCGCCAAGGCGCATGGTGGTTACTCGGTGTTTGCTGGCGTGGGTGAGCGTACACGCGAAGGCAACGACCTTTACCACGAAATGATCGAATCCGGCGTGAACAAGCTGGGTGGCGGCGAAGGCTCCAAGGCTGCGCTCGTTTACGGCCAGATGAACGAACCGCCGGGTGCGCGCGCTCGTGTTGCTCTGACGGGTCTGACGATTGCTGAAGACTTCCGCGACAAGGGACAGGACGTTCTGTTCTTCGTGGACAACATCTTCCGCTTCACGCAAGCTGGTTCCGAAGTGTCGGCTCTCTTGGGCCGTATTCCTTCCGCTGTGGGTTATCAGCCGACGCTGGCAACCGACATGGGCCAGATGCAGGAACGCATCACCACGACGACCAAGGGTTCGATCACCTCGGTTCAGGCCATTTACGTGCCTGCCGACGACTTGACCGACCCGGCACCGGCAACCTCGTTCGCCCACTTGGACGCAACGACGGTTCTGTCGCGCTCGATCGCTGAAAAGGGTATCTACCCGGCTGTTGACCCGCTCGACTCCACGTCGCGCATGCTCGACCCGATGATCGTTGGCGAAGAGCATTACGAAGTGGCCCGTAAGGTTCAGTCGACCCTGCAGCGCTACAAGGCTCTTCAGGACATCATCGCCATCCTCGGCATGGACGAACTGTCGGAAGAAGACCGTCTGGCCGTTGCGCGCGCTCGTAAGATCGAACGCTTCCTGTCCCAGCCGTTCTTCGTCGCCGAAGTCTTCACCGGTTCTCCGGGCAAGCTCGTTGCTCTCGAAGACACGATCAAGGGCTTCAAGGGTCTCGTCAACGGCGAGTACGACCACCTGCCGGAAGCTGCATTCTACATGGTTGGCTCCATGGAAGAAGCGATCGAAAAGGCAAAGAAGCTGGCTGGCGAAGCCGCTTAA
- a CDS encoding F0F1 ATP synthase subunit epsilon produces the protein MADTFKFELVSPERLLVSETVSEVVIPATLGEMTVLANHAPVMTTIKPGVVTVKFASGETHKYVVFGGFADILPTGCTLLAESAVSADDLSPDDLQKRIDNARSEIDEGNHHHEHLTKLEKHLYELTNLHEVLVAA, from the coding sequence ATGGCCGACACTTTCAAATTTGAACTTGTTTCTCCCGAGCGTCTGCTGGTCTCCGAAACGGTCAGCGAAGTCGTCATTCCGGCGACCCTTGGCGAAATGACGGTTCTGGCAAACCATGCGCCGGTCATGACCACGATCAAGCCGGGCGTCGTCACCGTGAAGTTCGCTTCCGGCGAAACGCACAAATACGTCGTCTTCGGCGGCTTTGCCGACATCCTGCCGACCGGTTGCACGCTGCTTGCTGAATCCGCTGTTTCGGCAGACGATCTGAGCCCTGACGATCTGCAGAAGCGCATCGACAATGCCCGCTCCGAGATCGATGAAGGCAATCATCACCACGAGCATCTGACGAAGCTGGAAAAGCACCTCTACGAACTGACGAACCTGCATGAGGTTCTCGTCGCTGCTTGA